A genome region from Setaria italica strain Yugu1 chromosome III, Setaria_italica_v2.0, whole genome shotgun sequence includes the following:
- the LOC101755121 gene encoding probable glycosyltransferase STELLO2 codes for ALAALARVKGWQLLAVGDSHTPTGWELKGAIFLSLELQAQLGYRSVDFLPYGSHVRKTAGYLFAIQHGAKVIFDADDRAEVPGNDLGKHFDVDLGSGVTNHPVLLQYSHADPNRTVVNPYVHFGQRSVWPRGLPLDKVGEVAHEVFYTEVFSGRQFIQQGLSDGLPDVDAVFYFTRKPPTSAFDLRFDSEAPKVALPQGMMAPVNSFNTLFQSPAFWGLMMPVSVSSMAADVIRGYWAQRILWEIGGYVAFYPPTIYRKDHIQAYPFAEEKDLHVNVGRLIKFLNEWRSNKRTLFEKILDLSYAMAEEGFWTEQDVRLTAAWLQDLLAVGYRQPRLMSLEIDRQRATIGEGDMKEFVPKKLPSVHLGVDEIGTVNYEIGNLIKWRKNFGNVVMIMHVSGPVDRTALEWRLLYGRIFKTVIILAEQSNAELAVERSTLSHAYKYLPKVFERYSGADGFLFLQDHMILNYWNLLQADKDKLWITNKIAHSWVTVPLESNKEEWFVKQGALVKQVIGNSPVHFQTNYKENMGEEKIAFCGSELFYVPRRFVEDFGDLVGLVGSLDLHHKIAVPMFFLAMDSPQNFDSDALAGTVFKTQLPANATFSTIYTAQAPAVFPVKVMNEIDFIKVIRLMSKGDPLLMELV; via the exons GCGCTGGCCGCGCTCGCGCGCGTCAAGGGGTGGCAGCTCCTCGCCGTCGGCGACTCCCACACGCCGACCGGGTGGGAGCTCaagggcgccatcttcctctcaCTCGAGCTGCAGGCGCAGCTCGGGTACCGCTCCGTCGACTTCCTGCCCTACGGCTCCCACGTACGCAAGACGGCGGGCTACCTCTTCGCCATCCAGCACGGGGCCAAGGTGATCTTCGACGCCGACGACCGCGCCGAGGTGCCGGGCAACGATCTGGGGAAGCATTTCGATGTGGATTTGGGATCTGGAGTCACCAACCACCCCGTGCTGCTCCAGTACAGCCACGCGGATCCCAATCGCACGGTGGTGAACCCCTACGTGCACTTTGGCCAGCGATCGGTCTGGCCGCGGGGGCTGCCACTCGATAAGGTTGGAGAGGTGGCACATGAGGTGTTCTACACCGAAGTGTTCAGTGGCCGGCAGTTCATTCAGCAGGGGCTGTCAGATGGGTTGCCGGATGTGGATGCTGTGTTCTACTTCACTCGGAAGCCACCAACTTCGGCATTTGATCTGAGGTTCGACTCAGAGGCCCCAAAGGTCGCGCTACCACAGGGCATGATGGCACCAGTGAACTCGTTCAATACATTGTTCCAGTCACCAGCTTTCTGGGGACTCATGATGCCGGTGTCTGTGAGCTCAATGGCAGCAGATGTGATCCGTGGGTACTGGGCGCAACGGATCTTGTGGGAGATTGGTGGATATGTGGCTTTCTATCCACCAACTATTTACAGGAAGGATCATATTCAAGCGTACCCATTCGCAGAGGAGAAGGATCTGCACGTGAATGTTGGTCGGCTGATCAAGTTCCTGAATGAGTGGAGGTCGAACAAGAGGACGCTGTTTGAGAAGATTCTTGATTTGAGCTATGCCATGGCTGAGGAAGGGTTCTGGACAGAGCAGGATGTTAGATTAACAGCTGCTTGGCTTCAGGACCTGCTTGCTGTGGGCTATCGGCAGCCTCGGCTCATGTCATTGGAGATTGACAGGCAGCGGGCAACCATTGGAGAGGGTGACATGAAGGAGTTTGTGCCCAAGAAGCTGCCATCTGTGCATCTTGGGGTCGATGAGATTGGTACAGTTAACTATGAGATTGGAAATCTTATTAAGTGGAGAAAGAACTTTGGAAATGTTGTGATGATCATGCATGTTAGTGGGCCTGTGGATCGCACGGCACTTGAATGGAGGCTGCTTTATGGAAGGATTTTCAAGACGGTCATCATTCTTGCTGAGCAGAGCAATGCAGAGCTTGCTGTTGAACGCTCTACACTGTCACACGCTTATAA GTATTTGCCCAAGGTCTTCGAAAGATATAGTGGTGCAGATGGATTTCTCTTCCTTCAAGACCACATGATTCTAAACTACTGGAACCTGCTGCAAGCCGACAAGGACAAACTTTGGATCACAAATAAG ATTGCACATTCTTGGGTTACTGTCCCACTGGAGAGCAATAAGGAGGAATGGTTTGTAAAACAGGGTGCACTGGTGAAGCAAGTCATTGGCAATTCCCCAGTTCATTTCCAGACGAACTATAAGGAAAACATGGGCGAAGAGAAGATCGCATTTTGTGGCAGTGAACTCTTCTATGTGCCCCGGCGATTTGTTGAGGACTTTGGTGATCTTGTGGGTCTTGTTGGCAGTTTGGATTTGCATCACAAGATTGCAGTCCCGATGTTCTTCTTGGCGATGGACTCGCCTCAAAATTTTGACTCTGATGCTCTGGCTGGAACAGTGTTCAAGACCCAGTTGCCAGCCAATGCAACATTCTCAACTATTTATACAGCTCAAGCACCTGCTGTTTTCCCTGTGAAAGTTATGAATGAGATTGATTTCATAAAGGTGATTCGGCTGATGTCCAAAGGAGACCCTCTTCTGATGGAGTTGGTATAA